From the genome of Triticum aestivum cultivar Chinese Spring chromosome 3B, IWGSC CS RefSeq v2.1, whole genome shotgun sequence, one region includes:
- the LOC123065521 gene encoding zinc finger A20 and AN1 domain-containing stress-associated protein 2: MEQGSKNPDDPGQLPLPCASGCGFFGSPDTDGLCSKCFRDSLRGAEAQAQLQASAEPQAAAATSKEAEEEGARRAKAKGRCASCGRKVGLMGFECRCGGVFCGEHRYSDRHDCCYDYRGAGRDAISQANPVVRADKVDKF; encoded by the coding sequence ATGGAGCAGGGGAGCAAGAATCCGGACGACCCCGGTCAGCTTCCGCTCCCCTGCGCCAGCGGCTGCGGCTTCTTCGGCTCCCCGGACACCGACGGCCTCTGCTCCAAGTGCTTCCGCGACAGCCTCCGCGGCGCCGAGGCCCAGGCCCAGCTGCAGGCGTCCGCGGAACcccaagcggcggcggcgacgtccaaggaggcagaggaggagggggcgcggagGGCAAAGGCAAAGGGCAGGTGCGCGTCGTGCGGGAGGAAGGTGGGCCTGATGGGATTCGAGTGCCGATGCGGCGGCGTGTTCTGCGGTGAGCACCGCTACTCGGACCGACACGACTGCTGCTACGACTACAGGGGCGCCGGCCGCGACGCCATCTCCCAGGCCAACCCCGTCGTCAGGGCTGACAAGGTCGACAAGTTCTGA